A window from Rhinolophus sinicus isolate RSC01 linkage group LG01, ASM3656204v1, whole genome shotgun sequence encodes these proteins:
- the RPL24 gene encoding large ribosomal subunit protein eL24 — MKVELCSFSGYKIYPGHGRRYARTDGKVFQFLNAKCESAFLSKRNPRQINWTVLYRRKHKKGQSEEIQKKRTRRAVKFQRAITGASLADIMAKRNQKPEVRKAQREQAIRAAKEAKKAKQASKKTAMAAAKAPTKAAPKQKIVKPVKVSAPRVGGKR; from the exons ATGAA GGTCGAGCTGTGCAGTTTCAGTGGGTACAAGATCTACCCCGGACACGGGAGGCGCTACGCCAGGACCGACGGGAAG GTTTTCCAATTTCTTAATGCAAAATGTGAGTCGGCATTCCTTTCCAAGAGGAATCCTCGACAGATAAACTGGACTGTTCTCTACAGAAGAAAGCACAAAAAAGGACAGTCG gaagaaattcaaaagaaaagaactCGCCGAGCAGTCAAATTCCAGAGGGCCATCACTGGTGCGTCTCTTGCTGATATAATGGCCAAGAGGAATCAGAAACCTGAAGTTAGGAAGGCTCAACGAGAACAAGCTATCAG GGCTGCCAAGGAAGCAAAAAAGGCTAAGCAAGCATCTAAAAAGACAGCAATGGCTGCTGCTAAG GCTCCCACAAAGGCAGCACCTAAGCAAAAGATTGTGAAGCCTGTGAAGGTTTCTGCTCCCCGAGTTGGTGGAAAACGCTAA